From a region of the Aeoliella mucimassa genome:
- the uvrB gene encoding excinuclease ABC subunit UvrB has translation MPQFQLTSEFAPAGDQPAAIKQLVEGLQQGRREQCLMGVTGSGKTFTMANIIQQLQKPTLVLSHNKTLAAQLYGEFRDFFPNNAVSYFVSYYDYYQPEAYIPQRDIYIEKDASINEEIDRMRLATTSSLVSRRDVIVVASVSCIYGLGSPEDYKQMMIGLAVGDVVERDEMLGKLIDIQYERKDFDPERGKFRVRGDSVEVWPSYEEFAYRIEFWGDEIEALSIINPTSGTVVDKLQEVYVYPAKHFVLPEERIENAVDQIRKELSGRLQLFKEQGKMLEAQRLNARTRYDIEMMLEMGYCPGIENYSQPLSGRPPGSPPNTLFDFFPDDFLLFIDESHATIPQIGAMYNGDRARKTTLVEHGFRLPSALDNRPLKFDEWHERAKQAVYVSATPGKWELEQTGGEVVEQVVRPTGLLDPVIEVVPARGQVPHLLEEIRERAAKDERVLVTTLTKRLAEDLSTYLNEQGVLCKWLHSELDAFERVELLRDLRQGRFEALIGVNLLREGLDLPEVSLVAILDADKEGFLRSETSLMQTIGRAARNVNSKVILYADKVTDSMQRSIDETERRRKLQQEYNEKHGITPQTIKKAIRMGIEAEQEAHAAANAAVGRSDETQYITEEYIAELEKEMYEAAEAMEFERAAAIRDRIGQMKDSMGQPVDSVRERKGKVKRGRRGSNQRNLSDGEGGTRRATGRIPKPKRGV, from the coding sequence CAATTGACTTCCGAATTCGCGCCTGCCGGCGATCAGCCTGCTGCCATCAAGCAATTGGTCGAGGGCCTGCAGCAAGGGCGTCGCGAGCAATGTTTGATGGGTGTGACCGGCTCGGGCAAGACGTTCACCATGGCCAACATCATCCAGCAGTTGCAGAAGCCAACGCTGGTGCTCTCGCACAACAAAACGCTGGCCGCCCAGTTGTATGGTGAGTTCCGAGATTTCTTTCCGAACAACGCGGTAAGTTACTTCGTGAGCTACTACGACTACTACCAGCCGGAAGCGTACATTCCGCAGCGCGATATCTACATCGAGAAGGATGCCTCGATCAACGAAGAGATCGATCGTATGCGTTTGGCCACGACTAGCTCGCTGGTCAGTCGCCGCGACGTGATCGTCGTGGCCAGCGTGAGTTGCATTTACGGTTTGGGCTCGCCGGAAGACTACAAGCAGATGATGATTGGATTGGCGGTCGGCGACGTGGTAGAACGCGACGAGATGCTCGGCAAGTTGATCGACATTCAATACGAACGCAAGGACTTCGATCCCGAGCGGGGCAAGTTCCGTGTGCGTGGTGACTCGGTCGAGGTCTGGCCGAGCTACGAAGAGTTTGCTTACCGCATCGAGTTCTGGGGCGACGAAATCGAGGCCTTGTCGATCATCAACCCAACCAGCGGAACGGTCGTCGACAAACTGCAGGAAGTTTACGTCTACCCTGCGAAGCACTTTGTGCTGCCGGAGGAGCGGATTGAAAACGCGGTGGATCAGATCCGCAAAGAACTGTCGGGCCGGCTGCAACTGTTCAAAGAGCAAGGCAAGATGCTCGAAGCCCAGCGGCTGAACGCCCGCACTCGGTACGACATTGAGATGATGCTCGAAATGGGCTACTGCCCCGGCATCGAAAACTATAGCCAGCCATTGAGTGGTCGCCCGCCAGGTTCGCCGCCGAACACGCTGTTCGACTTCTTTCCCGACGACTTCTTGTTGTTCATCGACGAGTCTCATGCGACGATCCCCCAGATCGGTGCCATGTACAACGGCGACCGCGCCCGCAAGACCACGCTGGTCGAGCATGGTTTCCGGCTGCCAAGTGCACTCGACAACCGCCCGCTCAAGTTCGACGAATGGCACGAGCGCGCGAAGCAAGCGGTGTACGTCTCAGCGACGCCCGGCAAGTGGGAACTCGAACAAACCGGCGGCGAAGTCGTCGAGCAGGTGGTCCGCCCCACGGGGTTGCTCGATCCGGTGATCGAAGTGGTCCCCGCTCGCGGGCAGGTGCCCCACTTGCTGGAAGAGATCCGCGAGCGGGCCGCCAAGGACGAGCGGGTGCTGGTAACCACGCTTACCAAACGCCTGGCCGAGGATCTGTCGACGTACTTGAACGAGCAAGGGGTGTTGTGCAAATGGTTGCATAGCGAACTCGATGCGTTCGAGCGGGTAGAGTTGCTCCGCGACTTGCGGCAAGGGCGGTTCGAGGCCCTGATCGGCGTGAACTTGTTGCGGGAAGGTTTGGACTTGCCCGAAGTGTCGCTCGTCGCGATTCTCGACGCCGACAAGGAGGGCTTCCTCCGCAGCGAAACCTCGCTGATGCAGACCATCGGACGAGCCGCGCGAAATGTGAACTCGAAGGTCATTCTGTATGCCGACAAGGTGACCGACAGCATGCAACGCTCGATCGACGAAACCGAGCGCCGTCGCAAGTTGCAGCAGGAGTACAACGAAAAGCATGGCATCACTCCGCAAACGATTAAAAAGGCCATTCGCATGGGCATCGAAGCCGAGCAGGAAGCCCACGCAGCGGCCAACGCCGCGGTCGGGCGGAGCGACGAAACACAGTACATTACCGAAGAGTACATTGCGGAACTCGAAAAAGAGATGTACGAAGCAGCCGAAGCGATGGAGTTCGAACGGGCGGCAGCCATTCGTGATCGGATTGGGCAAATGAAGGACAGCATGGGCCAGCCGGTCGATTCGGTGCGCGAGCGGAAAGGCAAAGTGAAACGCGGCCGGCGTGGCTCGAATCAACGCAACCTGTCCGACGGCGAAGGTGGCACCCGCCGAGCGACAGGTCGCATCCCCAAGCCGAAACGCGGTGTCTAA
- a CDS encoding tetratricopeptide repeat protein produces the protein MLRTWSLAILCSFSMLAVLGCGGDPALESDGNASADESAVETNSAAAPREREVRPVAARMVTTEEAQQFADKMKQAYDDNDTRTFDGMIDWDTMAMRATAGLDLSESDRTEVMNGLQVGMRSVGSFVTQIRRGGGNTADYQLVNILEKDGNRVVIFRASGDNGVNYHQYTLQRVDGQLKAVDLYVFLTGETITETWRRGLLPHVAEMNKNWLQRATSKESAYVQSIDKVSQFQNLVLSGQSDAQAWNLFYSLPEEVRFSKGMLIQAYALSNRTGEDKIMEISNAIRTHHSDATGLELMLIDSLLIAEKYDEALQALDAVDQAVGGDPYVDALRGNTYLLQENYPKAMEYFDKVMETGLDMDTAFYGTVAAGLPLKEFTKVAAAMETLEERYGVVWGDLRSLAEYREFLESPEGQYWMETHNY, from the coding sequence ATGTTGCGTACATGGTCTTTGGCGATTCTCTGTAGTTTCTCGATGTTGGCCGTCCTCGGTTGCGGAGGAGATCCCGCCCTCGAGTCGGACGGGAATGCCAGCGCCGACGAGTCGGCTGTCGAGACGAACTCGGCTGCTGCACCGCGAGAGCGCGAGGTGCGCCCGGTCGCCGCACGGATGGTAACGACCGAAGAAGCCCAGCAATTCGCCGACAAAATGAAGCAAGCGTACGACGACAACGACACGCGCACGTTCGACGGCATGATCGACTGGGACACCATGGCGATGCGAGCGACAGCGGGGCTGGATCTTAGTGAATCGGATCGCACGGAGGTCATGAATGGATTGCAGGTTGGCATGCGTTCGGTCGGTTCGTTCGTCACGCAGATTCGCCGAGGGGGTGGGAACACTGCGGACTACCAGTTGGTCAACATCCTGGAGAAGGATGGCAACCGGGTCGTCATCTTTCGTGCCTCCGGCGATAATGGGGTGAACTACCATCAATACACCTTGCAACGCGTCGATGGGCAACTCAAGGCGGTCGATCTGTACGTGTTCCTCACCGGCGAGACCATTACCGAAACCTGGCGACGTGGACTGCTGCCGCATGTTGCCGAGATGAATAAAAACTGGCTCCAACGAGCCACGTCGAAGGAGTCGGCCTACGTGCAGAGTATTGATAAGGTGAGTCAATTTCAAAACCTTGTCTTAAGTGGCCAGAGCGATGCTCAAGCGTGGAACCTGTTTTATTCGCTACCGGAGGAAGTCCGTTTTTCAAAGGGGATGTTGATCCAAGCCTACGCGCTTTCGAACCGGACCGGCGAAGACAAAATCATGGAGATCTCGAACGCGATTCGTACGCACCATTCCGATGCAACAGGGCTGGAGTTAATGTTGATTGATTCGCTACTCATTGCTGAAAAATACGACGAAGCCTTGCAGGCGTTGGATGCGGTCGACCAGGCCGTTGGTGGCGATCCTTATGTCGACGCACTCCGCGGCAATACCTACCTGTTGCAAGAGAATTATCCCAAGGCGATGGAGTACTTCGATAAGGTCATGGAAACGGGCCTCGATATGGATACCGCGTTCTACGGAACCGTTGCTGCTGGTTTGCCACTGAAGGAGTTCACCAAGGTGGCCGCAGCCATGGAAACCTTGGAAGAACGCTACGGAGTGGTCTGGGGCGATTTGCGATCGCTTGCAGAGTACCGGGAGTTTCTCGAGTCGCCTGAGGGGCAGTACTGGATGGAAACCCACAACTATTGA
- a CDS encoding dihydrofolate reductase yields the protein MKIIAAMSENRVIGQGDGMPWDVPDEYQQYLEFVRGTTVLMGRRTFEIFGADTTADHIVVLSHTPRPVAGGAVCTNLQQALSTAAAYGKPIFSCGGASIYAQTIPLASEMLLSTIKGEHPGDTYFPEFNAFEWQVAEERDEEHYLFRRWVRRNQARNT from the coding sequence ATGAAAATCATTGCTGCGATGAGCGAAAACCGAGTGATCGGCCAGGGCGACGGAATGCCGTGGGATGTGCCGGACGAGTACCAGCAGTACCTGGAATTCGTGCGTGGCACGACCGTGCTAATGGGCCGCCGGACGTTCGAGATTTTCGGTGCCGACACCACGGCCGACCACATCGTGGTGCTCAGCCATACTCCCCGCCCGGTAGCCGGCGGGGCGGTCTGCACGAATTTGCAGCAAGCACTGAGCACCGCCGCCGCGTACGGCAAACCCATCTTCAGTTGCGGGGGAGCATCGATCTACGCACAGACCATTCCGCTCGCCAGCGAGATGCTGCTGTCGACCATCAAAGGAGAGCACCCCGGCGATACGTACTTCCCCGAGTTCAACGCGTTCGAATGGCAAGTTGCCGAAGAGCGAGATGAAGAGCACTACTTGTTCCGACGATGGGTGCGCCGCAACCAAGCGAGGAACACATGA
- a CDS encoding valine--pyruvate transaminase codes for MKLQFSQIGERLSGQSGIVELMDDLGAAMAGGGDMRMLGGGNPAHIPELQQLWRERLSEIVADTTYCDRMLANYDGPAGSPKFREAFATSLRELYGWDVGPENIAVTNGGQTAFFFLFTLLAGEMPNGGFRHVMFPIVPEYIGYADQKLDPRTFRSYRPRIEILENHSFKYRIDFDAIEVTDETAAICVSRPTNPTGNVLTDDEVSRLAGMAASHDIPLIIDNAYGEPYPGAVFEPIAPVWDRNRVMTFSLSKLGLPGTRTGIVLADEQIASRIRAMTGVVGLANNNIGQALVEPLLANGKLRAISQEVILPFYQAKSTAARQWIDQYFADEFPYQVHRSEGAFFLWLWFPELPVSTQELYARLKQRGVLIVPGEYFFFGLNDQEDADWPHRRQCIRLTFSQSEEVVESGIRILADELRRLHG; via the coding sequence ATGAAACTGCAATTCTCTCAAATCGGCGAGCGTCTTTCTGGTCAGTCTGGCATTGTGGAGTTGATGGACGATCTCGGCGCGGCCATGGCAGGCGGCGGCGACATGCGGATGCTCGGCGGCGGAAACCCGGCTCACATTCCCGAGTTGCAGCAGCTCTGGCGCGAGCGGCTTTCGGAAATCGTGGCCGACACCACGTATTGCGATCGCATGCTGGCCAACTACGATGGCCCGGCCGGCAGTCCCAAGTTTCGCGAAGCGTTTGCGACATCGCTCCGTGAACTTTACGGCTGGGATGTTGGTCCCGAGAACATTGCGGTGACCAACGGGGGGCAAACCGCGTTCTTCTTCCTGTTCACGCTGCTGGCAGGCGAGATGCCCAACGGCGGTTTTCGGCACGTGATGTTTCCGATCGTTCCGGAGTACATTGGTTACGCCGATCAGAAGCTCGACCCGCGGACGTTCCGCAGCTACCGCCCGCGCATCGAGATACTCGAGAATCATTCGTTCAAGTACCGCATCGATTTCGACGCGATCGAAGTCACCGACGAGACCGCCGCGATTTGCGTCAGCCGCCCGACCAACCCCACGGGCAACGTGCTGACCGACGACGAAGTGTCGCGTCTGGCCGGCATGGCGGCCAGCCATGATATTCCGCTGATCATCGACAACGCGTATGGCGAACCGTACCCCGGTGCGGTGTTCGAGCCGATTGCTCCGGTGTGGGATCGCAATCGAGTGATGACGTTCAGCCTTTCGAAGCTTGGTTTGCCTGGCACTCGCACCGGCATCGTGTTGGCCGACGAGCAAATCGCCTCGCGAATTCGTGCGATGACCGGCGTCGTTGGACTGGCCAATAACAACATTGGGCAAGCGTTGGTCGAACCGCTGCTGGCGAATGGCAAACTGCGGGCGATCTCGCAGGAAGTGATTTTGCCGTTCTACCAAGCCAAGTCGACGGCCGCGCGTCAGTGGATCGATCAGTACTTTGCCGACGAGTTTCCGTACCAGGTGCATCGCAGCGAAGGGGCGTTCTTCCTGTGGCTGTGGTTCCCGGAGCTGCCGGTCTCGACGCAGGAGCTGTACGCCCGACTCAAGCAGCGGGGCGTGCTGATCGTGCCAGGCGAGTACTTCTTCTTTGGGCTCAACGACCAGGAGGATGCCGACTGGCCGCACCGCCGGCAGTGCATTCGGCTTACTTTTTCGCAATCGGAAGAAGTGGTCGAAAGCGGCATTCGCATCCTGGCCGACGAGCTGCGTCGGCTGCACGGCTGA
- a CDS encoding tetratricopeptide repeat protein, whose protein sequence is MNPHIQRAQMLYNRSRYADAERELGMALQLDPHEAWAYALLGACRAAQDDFSKAEELGQQALALAPDSAEIRYLVARIQMARNDLPAALQTINEAIAFEPHTPEYYSARALIHARRKKWKESLADCEAALELDPENVEAINVRSHARRATGDTEAATRELRAALQVDPDDAYSHANLGWTHLQRGELAKAEEHFREALRLDPELEVARVGVLETLKAKVPFYRWILNYFLWMQTKAAGAQWAIVIGLFIAYRILGGVAANNPQLAPFLAPLLILYVLFALATWFAKPLADTALLLHPFGRMALTGQEKREGSIVTLLVLVVVGFVTAGLLTNEGIYLTYAVLIGSPALAVAMSFKFDPLQPRRILQATAAVLACISLYLVAEIQWSAGELLLPPALYQAVTRLCLLLVRFSILGILIGANILASKQWRR, encoded by the coding sequence ATGAACCCACATATCCAACGCGCCCAGATGCTTTACAATCGTTCTCGCTATGCCGATGCGGAGCGGGAACTTGGCATGGCCTTGCAACTCGATCCGCACGAAGCCTGGGCCTACGCGCTATTGGGAGCTTGCCGGGCCGCGCAAGACGATTTTTCCAAGGCCGAAGAGCTTGGTCAGCAAGCCCTGGCGTTAGCACCCGACTCGGCCGAAATCCGTTACCTGGTCGCCCGCATTCAAATGGCTCGCAACGACCTGCCGGCCGCACTGCAAACCATCAACGAGGCGATTGCCTTCGAGCCTCATACGCCGGAGTACTACTCGGCGCGAGCATTGATTCACGCCCGTCGCAAGAAGTGGAAAGAATCGCTGGCCGACTGCGAGGCCGCGCTCGAATTGGATCCCGAGAACGTCGAGGCGATCAACGTCCGCTCGCACGCCCGTCGTGCAACAGGCGACACCGAAGCTGCTACCCGCGAATTGCGCGCAGCCTTGCAGGTCGATCCCGACGACGCCTACTCGCATGCCAATCTCGGCTGGACCCACCTGCAACGAGGCGAGCTAGCCAAGGCCGAGGAGCATTTTCGCGAAGCGTTGCGGCTCGACCCAGAACTTGAGGTCGCCCGCGTCGGAGTGCTTGAAACGTTGAAAGCGAAGGTTCCCTTCTATCGGTGGATCCTCAATTACTTTTTGTGGATGCAAACCAAAGCGGCCGGCGCGCAGTGGGCGATCGTCATTGGGTTGTTCATTGCCTATCGCATCTTGGGAGGCGTCGCGGCAAACAATCCGCAACTGGCGCCGTTTCTGGCCCCGCTACTTATTTTGTACGTACTGTTTGCCCTGGCTACCTGGTTTGCCAAGCCGCTGGCCGATACCGCGCTATTGTTGCATCCCTTCGGTCGCATGGCACTCACCGGGCAAGAAAAGCGCGAAGGATCGATCGTCACACTGTTGGTGCTGGTGGTCGTTGGATTCGTGACCGCTGGCCTGCTCACGAACGAGGGAATCTATCTTACTTATGCTGTCTTGATTGGTTCCCCCGCCCTGGCGGTAGCCATGAGCTTTAAGTTCGATCCCCTTCAACCACGCCGCATCCTGCAAGCAACGGCAGCGGTGCTGGCTTGCATTAGCTTGTATTTAGTGGCGGAAATCCAATGGTCGGCAGGGGAACTCCTGCTGCCCCCTGCCCTGTATCAAGCGGTCACGCGACTCTGCCTGCTGCTGGTCCGATTCTCGATTCTTGGCATTCTGATTGGGGCCAACATCCTCGCTTCGAAGCAGTGGCGACGGTAG
- a CDS encoding tetratricopeptide repeat protein — protein sequence MAGEVDALFDPAAGLIDTRWEYVMLLIDRGEFPRAIEQLTQILEHNPNSAQPLAMIGFCKVAQGEHENGLQIGRAAVSLAPSDPYTHYLLTFGLLFADQLEAAEAALAVAMELSPDEPAFFVLQSRLKIASKDWDAALASANEALSLDPSFVSAHSLRSTAQLMLKNNTAASESAASALALDPEDSTAHASLGWALLESGHVDEARQAFCESLTIDPNSSYAIKGLVETQKSNRWLINFWRKGLLWVGLQNPHAITALWANILLSALVFAVVLTTGFYFPMAWRFAPLPLASLVFPLSCLAFYGAISAALISNDPLVRAILDSARIRRGYLLIVIHALFVLLIISALLTASPPLIATAIALGLVLEGAGMWSVSRKKVPLLERAFAFTVCLSVGCYGCLFIGVGGESLSQITSMAESDLSKWAKYLALIPFAIYASFNALLLRNKKPSS from the coding sequence GTGGCTGGAGAAGTAGACGCATTGTTCGATCCAGCAGCCGGCCTTATCGACACTCGCTGGGAGTACGTCATGCTCTTGATCGATCGTGGCGAGTTTCCACGTGCGATCGAGCAACTAACCCAGATTTTGGAGCACAATCCAAACAGCGCCCAACCACTGGCGATGATTGGGTTCTGCAAAGTTGCGCAAGGCGAGCACGAGAATGGTCTGCAGATTGGCCGCGCGGCGGTCAGCCTCGCCCCAAGCGACCCCTATACACACTATCTACTAACTTTTGGCCTCCTATTCGCAGATCAGTTAGAAGCCGCCGAAGCTGCTTTGGCAGTTGCCATGGAACTATCGCCAGACGAACCAGCATTTTTTGTGCTCCAGTCGAGATTGAAAATCGCGTCAAAGGACTGGGACGCCGCGCTGGCATCCGCCAACGAGGCCCTAAGCTTAGATCCCTCATTCGTCAGCGCCCATTCGTTGCGGTCAACAGCGCAACTCATGCTTAAGAACAATACGGCCGCCAGCGAGAGCGCGGCAAGTGCGTTAGCCTTGGACCCTGAAGATAGTACTGCCCATGCATCGCTCGGCTGGGCGTTGCTGGAGAGTGGACACGTTGACGAAGCACGCCAGGCTTTTTGCGAATCGCTCACTATCGACCCTAACAGTTCGTATGCCATCAAAGGATTGGTTGAAACCCAGAAATCGAATCGGTGGCTGATCAATTTTTGGCGAAAGGGACTCCTCTGGGTTGGCTTGCAGAACCCACATGCGATCACGGCACTATGGGCAAACATTCTACTCTCTGCACTGGTGTTCGCAGTGGTGCTGACCACCGGATTTTACTTTCCCATGGCCTGGAGATTTGCCCCACTGCCGCTTGCTTCGTTGGTATTCCCGCTCTCTTGCCTGGCTTTCTACGGGGCGATCTCCGCAGCCTTAATCAGTAACGACCCGCTGGTTCGCGCTATTCTCGATTCCGCACGCATACGCCGAGGCTATTTACTGATAGTCATCCATGCTTTATTCGTCTTACTCATTATTAGTGCACTGCTGACTGCCTCCCCACCGCTCATAGCAACCGCAATTGCCCTTGGCCTCGTGCTCGAGGGCGCCGGAATGTGGAGCGTCTCCCGCAAGAAGGTCCCCCTCCTGGAGCGCGCCTTTGCGTTTACGGTGTGCCTGAGCGTTGGATGCTACGGCTGTTTGTTCATCGGAGTTGGCGGCGAATCACTTTCCCAAATCACCAGCATGGCAGAGTCCGATCTTTCGAAATGGGCCAAATACCTTGCCCTAATCCCTTTCGCCATCTACGCATCCTTCAATGCGTTGCTCCTTCGAAACAAAAAGCCAAGTAGCTGA
- a CDS encoding ATP-binding protein, producing the protein MPPESDPTAPLRAALEVTPDNVPLRRHLADTLASLARYDEAVQEYRTVLEQSPGDPQLQYSLADAYYQSGHPSEAAVILESLIAKPNPPAIACVLYARLALGEGRIDDAVAAYKQALDINPEAADDELTLRLGVSPRGFEEEENEVFEGRVRMRGSGGDDAFETELERPKVRFENVGGMADLKEEIRVKIIYPLEHPEIYQAYGKSLGGGIMMYGPPGCGKTFLARATAGEIDAAFLSIGINDVLDMWMGNSEKRLHSIFEQARANAPCVLFFDEVDALGGKRSDMNSGTARQLINQFLAELDGAEHSNDGVLVLAATNAPWHVDPAFRRPGRFDRVLFVPPPDEAARADILQLQCANKPTRDIDYKHLAKKTAKYSGADLKAILDLAIEAKLTDSIKLGGPPQPITGKDLLKAIKSHRATTQEWFSSARNYALYANQGGLYDDVLKWLEK; encoded by the coding sequence ATGCCTCCCGAATCCGACCCCACCGCCCCGCTGCGGGCTGCTCTTGAAGTCACTCCCGATAACGTTCCGCTCCGTCGCCATCTGGCCGACACGCTGGCCAGCCTGGCGCGTTACGACGAAGCGGTGCAGGAATATCGCACCGTGCTCGAGCAGTCGCCGGGCGATCCGCAACTGCAATACTCGCTGGCCGACGCCTACTACCAATCGGGCCATCCCAGCGAAGCGGCCGTGATTCTCGAGTCGCTGATCGCCAAGCCCAATCCGCCTGCGATCGCGTGCGTGCTCTACGCCCGGCTCGCCCTCGGCGAAGGCCGCATCGACGACGCGGTGGCCGCTTACAAGCAGGCGCTCGACATCAATCCCGAAGCAGCCGACGACGAACTCACATTGCGGCTCGGCGTGTCGCCTCGTGGTTTCGAGGAGGAAGAGAACGAGGTGTTCGAAGGGCGTGTCCGCATGCGTGGTTCCGGCGGCGACGATGCCTTCGAGACCGAACTCGAGCGGCCCAAGGTTCGCTTTGAGAACGTCGGCGGCATGGCCGATCTCAAAGAAGAGATCCGCGTGAAGATCATCTATCCGCTCGAGCACCCCGAGATCTACCAGGCGTACGGCAAATCGCTCGGCGGCGGCATCATGATGTACGGCCCTCCCGGATGTGGCAAAACATTCTTAGCGCGGGCCACCGCTGGCGAAATCGACGCGGCCTTCCTTTCCATCGGCATCAACGACGTGCTCGACATGTGGATGGGCAACAGCGAAAAACGACTGCACAGCATCTTCGAGCAGGCGCGGGCCAATGCCCCCTGCGTGCTGTTCTTCGACGAAGTCGACGCCCTCGGCGGCAAGCGTTCCGACATGAACAGCGGCACCGCTCGCCAGTTGATCAACCAGTTTCTCGCCGAACTCGACGGGGCCGAGCACTCCAACGATGGCGTGCTGGTGCTGGCCGCTACCAATGCTCCCTGGCACGTCGATCCGGCGTTCCGCCGTCCGGGCCGGTTCGATCGGGTGCTGTTCGTGCCGCCACCAGACGAAGCCGCCCGCGCCGACATCCTGCAACTACAGTGCGCGAACAAGCCGACCCGCGACATCGACTACAAGCACTTGGCAAAGAAAACCGCCAAGTACTCGGGCGCGGATCTCAAGGCGATTCTCGACCTGGCCATCGAGGCCAAACTGACCGACTCGATCAAACTCGGCGGCCCTCCCCAGCCGATCACCGGCAAAGACCTGCTAAAGGCGATCAAATCGCACCGCGCGACCACGCAGGAGTGGTTCTCGTCGGCCAGAAACTACGCCCTGTACGCCAATCAAGGTGGTTTATACGACGACGTACTGAAGTGGCTGGAGAAGTAG
- a CDS encoding vWA domain-containing protein, translating to MATRDTLGGVIHTYQKFDPVRFPSPTQPPPDLVSGAFEHILMFGEHRELTDEELARAVRIDPSQIAGLGPSIDALRAMLEERKRKILERYETRKVLKRARKAVSNAASQTRPPAEFADALHRAVANQQLRDLQRLWYAAEDDNSPFARQMMQLIERMGDKYQVDELAAKYMFTGRETMTVPQALEIKEELEQIDELLEQLEEAAETAQIGVIDLEMLSEFAEPGDVDQLSALQQQVQDYMREVAEQQGLKQSGSGYQLTPHAYRVFQGKLLARLFSELEASRTGRHQGDIVGDGAVEMQATKPFEFGDSVANMDVVGTVTNALLRHSKDDSAFAAADDDSAAGSDHSNGNAATSPRRPARPVRLRSDDIEIHKTRNQPKCATCVVMDMSGSMRYDGQYINVKRMALALQGLLRTEYPGDYLSFIEMFSFAKLVEPGRVVNLMPKPVTITNPVVQLKADMSRDDISESMVPLHFTNIQHGLSTARRLLAAQDTPNRQIVLITDGLPTAHFEQETLYLLYPPDPRTEQATMREGALCKREGITINLFLLPSWSQTEEDVRFAYRLAESTSGRVFFTAGRDLDRYVVWDYLTRRRDILS from the coding sequence ATGGCCACGCGCGACACGTTAGGGGGTGTGATTCACACCTATCAGAAGTTCGACCCAGTGCGGTTTCCGAGCCCGACACAGCCGCCGCCCGATTTGGTGAGCGGAGCCTTTGAGCACATACTGATGTTCGGCGAGCATCGCGAGCTGACCGACGAGGAACTCGCCCGCGCGGTGCGGATTGATCCCAGCCAGATTGCCGGGCTGGGGCCGAGTATCGACGCATTGCGGGCGATGCTCGAAGAGCGGAAGCGGAAGATTCTAGAGAGATACGAAACCCGCAAAGTGCTGAAGCGGGCTCGCAAGGCCGTGAGCAACGCCGCGTCGCAGACCCGCCCGCCGGCCGAGTTCGCCGACGCGCTGCATCGGGCGGTCGCCAACCAGCAGCTCCGCGACTTGCAGCGTTTGTGGTATGCCGCAGAAGACGATAACTCTCCCTTCGCCCGCCAGATGATGCAGCTGATCGAACGGATGGGCGACAAGTACCAGGTGGACGAGCTAGCCGCCAAGTACATGTTCACGGGTCGCGAGACGATGACGGTTCCCCAGGCGCTCGAGATCAAGGAGGAACTGGAGCAGATCGACGAACTGTTGGAGCAACTCGAAGAAGCAGCCGAGACCGCCCAGATTGGGGTGATCGACCTGGAGATGCTCAGCGAGTTTGCCGAGCCGGGCGACGTCGACCAGTTGAGCGCGTTGCAGCAGCAGGTGCAGGATTACATGCGCGAGGTTGCCGAGCAGCAAGGGCTCAAACAGTCGGGCAGTGGGTATCAGTTGACGCCGCACGCGTATCGGGTGTTTCAAGGCAAGCTGCTCGCCCGCTTGTTCAGCGAGTTGGAAGCCTCCCGCACCGGCCGGCACCAAGGCGACATCGTCGGCGACGGGGCCGTCGAAATGCAAGCGACCAAACCGTTTGAGTTTGGCGACTCGGTGGCCAACATGGACGTGGTCGGCACGGTGACCAACGCCTTGCTACGTCACTCGAAGGACGATAGCGCCTTTGCTGCAGCAGACGACGACTCGGCCGCCGGATCCGACCACTCCAACGGCAACGCAGCGACCTCCCCCCGCCGACCAGCGCGGCCGGTACGTTTGCGATCGGACGATATCGAGATCCACAAAACTCGCAATCAGCCGAAGTGCGCCACTTGCGTGGTGATGGATATGAGCGGGTCGATGCGGTACGACGGGCAGTACATCAACGTCAAACGCATGGCCCTCGCGCTGCAGGGCTTGCTGCGGACCGAGTACCCGGGCGACTACCTGTCGTTCATCGAGATGTTTAGCTTCGCTAAATTGGTGGAGCCAGGGCGGGTCGTGAATCTGATGCCGAAGCCGGTGACCATTACCAATCCGGTAGTGCAGCTCAAGGCCGACATGAGTCGCGACGACATCAGCGAGTCGATGGTGCCGCTGCACTTCACGAACATTCAACACGGCCTCTCGACCGCCCGGCGGTTGCTGGCCGCGCAGGATACCCCCAACCGACAGATCGTGTTAATCACCGACGGACTGCCAACTGCCCACTTCGAGCAAGAGACACTGTATCTTTTGTACCCGCCAGATCCGCGGACCGAGCAGGCGACCATGCGCGAGGGGGCGCTCTGCAAGCGGGAAGGGATCACCATCAACTTGTTCTTGCTGCCGAGCTGGTCGCAAACCGAAGAAGACGTGCGGTTCGCCTACCGCCTGGCGGAGTCGACCTCGGGGCGGGTTTTCTTCACGGCTGGTCGCGACCTTGATCGCTACGTGGTCTGGGACTACTTGACCCGTCGACGAGACATTTTGAGCTAA